One Mustelus asterias unplaced genomic scaffold, sMusAst1.hap1.1 HAP1_SCAFFOLD_1734, whole genome shotgun sequence DNA segment encodes these proteins:
- the isoc2 gene encoding isochorismatase domain-containing protein 2 isoform X1, translating into MYRERACDGETRTEEKKNTSFSARGTLWNFYFKKPRGPKVVENNWHDRAVGAKYSFPPALPGEMAAQRIGRLSAKSCALFLCDMQEKFRPSVAFFPQIVAVAARMLQASRVLDIPVIVTEQYPRGLGPTVPELGAEDLRKFEKTCFSMLTPEVEKELRALPQIQSVILCGIETQACIMSTALDLLEKGLDVHVVADACSSRSQVDRLMALSRLKQSGAFLTTSEGTLLQLVTDAKHPKFREVQKIIMDPAPDSNLMALFQGQNPLFT; encoded by the exons ATGTATAGAGAGAGAGCCTGTGATGGGGAAACTCGAACCGAGGAGAAAAAAAACACCTCATTTTCAGCTAGGGGAACCCTCTGGAACTTTTATTTCAAAAAGCCGAGAGGACCGAAGGTCGTCGAAAACAATTGGCACGACCGAGCGGTGGGGGCAAAAT ATTCATTCCCTCCTGCTCTCCCCGGGGAAATGGCTGCTCAGAGGATCGGAAGGCTGAGTGCCAAGTCCTGTGCCCTCTTCCTCTGTGACATGCAGGAGAAGTTCCGTCCCAGTGTGGCCTTTTTCCCCCAGATCGTGGCTGTTGCAGCCAGGATGCTACAG GCGTCCCGGGTCCTGGACATCCCTGTCATCGTGACGGAGCAGTACCCCAGGGGCCTGGGGCCCACCGTACCTGAGCTGGGGGCCGAGGACCTCAGGAAGTTCGAGAAGACCTGCTTCAGCATGCTGACCCCCGAGGTCGAGAAAGAGCTCCGCGCCCTGCCCCAGATACAGTCTGTCATCCTGTGCGGCATCGAGACACAGGCCTGTATCATG AGCACGGCGCTGGATcttttggagaaggggctggacGTACATGTGGTAGCAGATGCTTGTTCATCCCGCAG CCAGGTTGATCGGTTGATGGCTCTGTCCCGCCTGAAGCAGAGCGGCGCGTTCCTCACCACCAGCGAAGGGACCCTGCTGCAACTCGTCACCGATGCCAAGCACCCAAAATTTCGAGAG